The Solanum lycopersicum chromosome 8, SLM_r2.1 DNA segment ACATACTATTGCAAAATATCTAAATCTGACATTTCAAACTTTTTCATCATGTAAGATTTAAATTCAGCAACTAAAGTTTCACATGACCCCATAACTCATGTCATCCACACAGAAACAAACTATCAAAAAAATCACTCGTACCTTGTTTCTTTACATACGACTCATTCTAGCTCCTTTTAAATCCATTCCACAGGAAGTATGAGTCAATTTTGTTGTACCATGATCATGGCGCTTGTTTTAGTCTATTAATGTCTAGCATGTAGCAACAACAGCTTCAGCCTAGAAATATTTTGGTACACCTTGAGCTTGCATCATGCTTCCTACTCATTTCAATGACTGTTAGATACTTTCGTTCTGCAACACATAATTGTATTAGTATTGGTGGGGTGTGCATACACAGTAAAACATaaaactttaattataaatccaacttaatgtaaaaaaattgttttagtaTTGGTGGGGTGCGCCAAGCCCGTGCAGTAGTGCAACGCATGAGCGACGCACAAGAGCCCAGGTAGCAAGCTACCTTCATGGATTCTACCccttaaaaaattgagttaatatcgTGTGAATCAATGATCCACATATCAGATATTAAACTGATAAGAACAGATACTACACTTGATCTTAGCCAAAAGGCCGAGAAAGGTATGCTTAATTCGTTGTAAATGAGTGGCTTTTGTGACAAAAAGTAGCGCTCAAGTCCTGTTTCGATACCGATGTGGGAAAACTAACACATGGACATCTAACTTGAACTAAAAATTATGAGATGCACTTACATGATAAatgaaatgttaaaaaaaagaaataaaacttcaaacactactctttgttaatatTTGCTCACGTTTCATGCAAATTCTAATCTAGCTCTTCCTTTtcttaagtgattttttttaatgcttAAAAATACTTATGATAGGCATTTGGATAAACAAGTTGTGAATACTCAATTTTGTAACCTCCAGCTAATATACTCCTTCCTTTTCATGTTAGTtgtcaacttttttattttcacaCTTCCTTTTGATATCATATTAGAGAACGAATTGAAATGAATGCAAAACTAAAAGCAAAACATGAGTCAAAGACTAATCTTTGATTGGAACTTTTCTAGATGAAGCATAAGCTTACTGGTTCCTTCTTCGTATGGTTCTTCATGATTTTGCCCCGTATTCATAGAGAACCTCCTTTAGCTTTTACCTCTCcgtccatttttatttgtcatgtttctcttttcgaaagttaattagactatttttcaatgtttacgctaattcgatattttaaacaaaaatttttgatactcaaaaactatatgaaaagtacattaaattgcaatttttgccatgtcaatatgatgaaaaattacatgttagtcaaagttcttACAATTTGACTCtagaaataaaaatcatgacaaacaatagGAAGGAAGCATAGCGGAGTTCATTTGCTAGAATATGAGTGGGGGATTAGCTTTTCTCATCAAACCTTTAACTTTTATAACTCTGATAAGTTTGATTACTCAAGGCAATttacattttattctttatgatGCTTGAGATGTTTAGTCCTTGCAACCAGAAGATCtgctaaaattaaaattttcaaccaTATGTGATAAATATTTAAGACCACAATTCTTAAAAACCGTACTAGTCAAAGGCCCTAAAATTTGTACCAGAATTGGTGGGGTGCGCCAGGCCCAAGCAGTAGTGCAACGCATGGGCGACGCTCAAGAGCCCAGGTAGCAAGCTACCTTAATGGACTCTTCCccttaaaaaattgagttaatatcgTGTGGATCGATGATCCACATATCAGATATTAAACTGATAAGAACAGATACTACACTTGATCTTAGCCAAAAGGCCGAGAAAGGTATGCTTATTTCAGTGTAAATGACTGGATTTTATCACAAAACACTTGCCTTCAAGTCCTGTTTGGCTTCTGATGTGGGAAACTAACATATGGAgactaaaaaaatatgagatGCACTTGCATAAAAATgaaagtataaaataaataaaacttcaaaGAGTACTAATATTTACTCATTTTATATGCAAATTCTAGTCTAGCTCTTAgtgaacttttaattttaaatcattaattCATATTGAACGTCCGTAACAAGCCCTAAGACTGAAACAAAGCTATCTGCAACCATCTCCACAACAGTTTGCCACCACGCTTCACATTTGATCACTACTGCAACCTCCAGATAATGTACTCTTTCCTTTTCACGTTACTTGTCAACTTTTCTGTTTACACGTCCCTTAAGAActcataaaaataacaatagttTCATTATTTTACCCCTTCAAAAAACTTTCTTTGAACTTGTTTACACTTTCAATCGTAACTGTACGACATGGTTGTTCAAGCTTCAAGGAAATTAGGAGATTGTATGATATTTCCTACCATCTTGACTTCTTAAGCATTTGATGATTATCGATACATGTCGTTGAGGATTTCCCCCTCAAACTATATACAAGTGATCATTTTCTTGCAAAGCACCCAAATCCTTCTGTAGGGAGCCATCTGCCAAGAGAATTATGCTTCTTCTTTTGCCAAACTTTTTTTCTGCATTCACTAAATCTAATTAGATACTCTTAacagtaaaaatattttatgttcttATTGCTTGGCAATGAATTTAATTGATCCGTAAAAAGTATTCGCGAAATATCATTACTTGTGATATCATAATATTTACTTACCTGCTATTGTTAGTAGAACTTCAACTGACTCAGGTAGATGTATTAGTTTTCCTTCAATTCCACCTTCATTTGGTTTGTCATGTGGATGATATCCATGTATTATAATCCTAGTGGGAAATGTGCCTGACACTCTACGAATTCCTGCAGAGTTAGTCACGAAATCCGTAAAATTTATGGAAAACAAAAAGGGCAATAGAAGCAATGTATGAGTTAAAGACTAAATCTTGATTGGAACAGTTTAGATGAAGCATAAGCTTACTGGTTCCTTCTTGGTTTGGTCCTTCATGATTTCGCTCCGTACTCACAGAGAACTCCTGCAAGATATTGAAGCAATCATCATAGAATTGTGTTTGCTCGGGTGGTGAAATGTGTAAAAACGTTATTCATTCAGCACATAATGATGGTCCAAGTCGAGAAGAGTTTGTAAGCCTTGACTGCGCTTTTTGCTTTGCTTCTGATCGTTATTATAGTGGAGTTCATTTGCTAGAATATGAGTGGGAATTAGAttttctcatgaacctttagCTTTTATAACTCCGGTATGTTTGATGATCAAAGGCAATTTACATTTCATTCATTATGATTACTTGAGATCTTTAGTCCTTGCAAGAGAGCAGATTTGCTAAAATTTTCGAAGCTGCAAAAATCTCATGACATGCTTAAGACCACAGCTCTGTCTAACTATGCCTCAAATTGAAATCGAGGGAGGATGAAAAATCAATCCAGGTTTAAGCACTTATTCAGTTTAATGCCATAGGTTTTTTCTAGTTTATGGCAAAGGATTACCTCACTATTCAGGTCACTGAGCAACTCTGATATGAGTGGTATCTCTTGTAGCTCTTCCTTTTCGATTCCTTTAAGATGCTGATTATATTTCGTCACAAGACCATGATGTTAGTTTGATTACAGAAATAACTAATATCTTCCATCTAAAATCTACTACAATACCTGTAGAAAATTGGAGAGGATTATTTTTCCATCTGTGGTAAACAGCTGCAACAGTTGCTTGAAATGATGATGACTGATTCGAACAGCCTGAGAAAGTCTTTTACTTCTCACCGTGAAAGGTTGAGGCATATTAAAGATCACACCTATTTCTCCAAACAATTCCGGGGATTCCAATTTTGACAGGAACTGTTCAGCAGAAAGTAGAAACTTTTAAGGAAAGACCTCTCcgataaattgtgttttttcaCATTAGATTTTCCTATTACATATGACAAAATCTCGGCTTAATTGACCTATGACTGGTATATTTAGTAGACATAGTTGTTTGGTTCCATCTAACATCACTTTTCAGTTGAAGTTATGGCTTGAAGATGCTATCTTTGACCAACAAATGATTACGTTACGTAGATAATTTTCATATGTTCAAGTTTATACAAGGATTAACAGCATATCTGCTCATATATAAAGATCTTCCATCAGTAACAATATCCAGAACTTACTTAACAGTAGTTTCTTAtgatgtttcttgattttttcagTAGTATATTTTAATGACATTTCAGATTGTTGGATGCAGCTTACAGGGTACGATGAGAAAGTTACATCCGACACTTTATAGAACACTCGAGATCAGTATGCACTGTGAACTTGTTTTGGTCCTGTTATCTCTGAGAATTTGTTTTTTCCCCCTCCTCTATTTCATTACTTaagtttgttcattttttttacttgatccTAGCAGATACTAGGACAGCATCGCAAAATAAGAATTAGCATCAAATAATATGAGAAGTGGGATAACTAACCTGTTCTGTTCCATTCTTGTATGTTACTACTTCCTGCAGTTTTCAACCACTGAAGAGTTGACATCGCAGAAATAGTAAGAGCAAAAGTTATTGACGTGCGGGAAATGGGAATTACACATACCACAGCCCCGGATACAATAATGTAGAAGTCTGTTAGTATCTCATTTTGAATAACAATGTCAACTTTCGGTGGAAAGTATTCTGCTTTTATCTCCGAAACCTGTAAGGTAAAATGAGCCAAAACATAATTTAGTTCTGTGGAGCAAAGTACGTGATAGTTTAAGTTAAACGGATGAAAACAACATGCATATAAAGTAGTAGGAAGGTAAGAGAACATTACCAACTGGACTAAGAAGTCTTCGGAGACACCTTTAAAAAGATACGTATTTTGAATGGTTGTATGGAAAAGATGCTGCGCAATACTAGATCTTATTGCCTTAGGCAAGTCTTCGACTACTTCCTCTTGCTGTAGTTCTGCAGTCTTGAATCTGAGTGTTGAATGTGCCAGCATTTGCTCTTTTATACCTTCTGGAAGTCTATTCTTCCTTGCATATCGCAGTATCTCATTGATTGCGTCCCTCTACAATTATAAACTATCATATTTTATCATTCTAAACGTGCTTTCTTCACTAAGACTTGAACTACATAATGCATAAACTGTACTATGTTTTCTAGAAGGAGAGTCATTACCATCGCAAAGGTTCGAGCAGCACTATGGACAACAAGATTGGTCATGTTGCCAATTAAGTAAGCAGTTAGGCCAATGTTGAAGAGCATGTAGAAGATGGCGAAAACCTTCTCCCCTGTATTATGTGCATAGAGATCTCCATAGCCTACTGTGGTGAGGGTAACAACAGACCAATACATGGAATATGTGTATCCAAGAGAAATACTTCTTTCTTGGAAACTAGTAACATTTGATCCAATCCAGGTATTCTCTGCAGTATGATAATGTGTTGCTAGCCAGTAATAGAAACAACCAGCAGAATGCACCGCGAATAAAGTCACCTATGGACAGAGTTATAGCCATAAGATGAATGGTTTGGTTGAAGTAAAAAACTTCCATATCCACATGATCAGGTAAAGCTAGTACAAAGTACTTACACAAACTAGTTTACAAAATCTTGTCCAGAAGTAGCTGAATCGACTGTCCTTCTCTAGCCTGGATCAAAGGAACAACAATGTTAAGATTGAGAAATTTATGCAACTTTCAGTACTGATGTTATCAATATTACCTTGAGAAGAATTTACTAACACGACGTAGTCGCCATAGTCTGAGCAAGTTGAGGAAGCCAAAAATGTCTCCTTCTTGCTTTTTCCCATTAAAGAATTGGTATATTGGTTGGAATGGTATGGTTGATGCAACATCCATTGGAAATCCTAGATGAGTCACATACCTTTCAAAAGAAGTAACCTTTCATTgccattcaaaaaataaaaatcccaATTGTAATTTCATCTTTGTTTTGTTTCGGGTGGCATCTCAAGTATGTAGTGTCCTACATTTCCAATCCTCCATTTAACTTGTCTGATCTGAGCAATATCCTTTACAATTTTAACTTATAACAGTGTACTATAGAGTGGTGGTTAGGCTGATTCTCTTGTATGGGGTAAAGTGTTGGCTAGTTAAGAACTTTCATGTTCAGAAGATGACATTGCGAAATGAGGTGGATGTGTGGACATACTAAGAGGAATAAGATTAGGAATGAGGACATTGGGGACAGGGTAGGAGTGCGTCTGTGTCGATAAGACGAATGAAGTGAGGTTAAAATGGTTCGAGAATGTGAAATGGAGATGTGAAGAGGACTCAATGAGAAGGTGGGAGAGGTTGGTGATCCTGGTTTGAAGAGGGTTAGAGTTAGGCCAAAGAAGTCTCGGGGAAAGGTGATTAGACAAGATGCGGTACATCTTTAGctcatttaatttaaatgtgaGATAAAATGTTAGTAGATAGTTGAGCATTGTCTCGCTTTTGTGCCGGGTTAGACTTGGTGGTAGGTTGGTGCCCCATACCTGTTTATCCTTTATACAAATAGTAATTTAATATGGCTGCCAGTTATACTTTGGTTATCGTAACTttgcaatttatttttattgaatgcTACGTGATGCTTCCTCTAGTATTTcttatatcttttcttttttatgttcttagatttgtgtgacttaagCGGTAAGCCAGAGGTGTTTCTGAAACAACTTCTCTTACCTCTGTGAGATAAAAATAAGGTTGGCATACACTCTACTCTCTCCGTATCGCATGTTTAGAATTACACATATTATATGAGAGTACCTGAAAGCAATTTTGTTGTGATGATGAATGAGTAAATAAGTGGTTTTGTCCAAGTAAGCAACAAAGAAAGTGAGAAGAATGTCTATGGCAAAGAAAGCA contains these protein-coding regions:
- the LOC101259180 gene encoding potassium channel KAT3, which gives rise to MSSTRSPQGQSSGEIRNIASVSSSLLPAFGTVMGEGTLKLKRFVIAPYDRRYRIWQTFLVILVVYSAWSSPFELAFKKAASGGLLPVDLLVDAFFAIDILLTFFVAYLDKTTYLLIHHHNKIAFRYVTHLGFPMDVASTIPFQPIYQFFNGKKQEGDIFGFLNLLRLWRLRRVSKFFSRLEKDSRFSYFWTRFCKLVCVTLFAVHSAGCFYYWLATHYHTAENTWIGSNVTSFQERSISLGYTYSMYWSVVTLTTVGYGDLYAHNTGEKVFAIFYMLFNIGLTAYLIGNMTNLVVHSAARTFAMRDAINEILRYARKNRLPEGIKEQMLAHSTLRFKTAELQQEEVVEDLPKAIRSSIAQHLFHTTIQNTYLFKGVSEDFLVQLVSEIKAEYFPPKVDIVIQNEILTDFYIIVSGAVEVVTYKNGTEQFLSKLESPELFGEIGVIFNMPQPFTVRSKRLSQAVRISHHHFKQLLQLFTTDGKIILSNFLQHLKGIEKEELQEIPLISELLSDLNSEEFSVSTERNHEGPNQEGTRIRRVSGTFPTRIIIHGYHPHDKPNEGGIEGKLIHLPESVEVLLTIAEKKFGKRRSIILLADGSLQKDLGALQENDHLYIV